From Rhododendron vialii isolate Sample 1 chromosome 10a, ASM3025357v1, the proteins below share one genomic window:
- the LOC131303805 gene encoding butanoate--CoA ligase AAE1-like — MNRYLKSSLTIFINGANRFRPICSQISRHLSQSSANLEPELWESVPGLVRCPANCVPLSPISFLERSAKVYRERTSIVYGSVKYTWEETHERCVRLASALTQLGISRGDVVATLAPNVPAMHELHFAVPMAGAVICTLNTRHDSAMLSILLRHSKAKVIFVDYKLLEIARGALDLLASLETKPPILVLIPESIDSSPTSITSDTCEYERLLAAGLAEFSIRRPKSEWDPISVNYTSGTTSRPKGVVYSHRGAYLNAIATFLLHGMVSMPVYLWTVPMFHCNGWCLTWGVAALGGTNVCIRDVSPKAIFDNIALHEVTNMSGAPTILSMIANSPSSDRRPLPHKVEVMTGGAPPPPQIFLKMEEMGFGVSQLYGLTETYGPGTSCVWKPEWDSLPLDEQLRLKARQGVQHLGLEELDVKDPLTMNSVPNDGKTVGEIMFRGNTVMSGYLNDLEATKEAFRDGWFRSGDLAVKHPDEYIEVKDRSKDIIISGGENISSIEVETVVYSHPAVLEVAVVARPDDHWGQTPCAFVKLKEGFHVNSEEIIKFCRDRLPHYMAPRSVIFEDIPRTSTGKVQKFILRDKAKALGSLS; from the exons ATGAATCGCTACCTCAAAAGCTCTCTGACTATCTTCATCAATGGGGCGAACAGATTCCGACCCATTTGCAGCCAAATCTCTCGTCACCTCTCCCAATCTTCAGCCAATCTCGAACCGGAGCTTTGGGAATCGGTGCCGGGTCTGGTCCGGTGCCCGGCCAACTgcgtccctctctctcctatcaGCTTCTTGGAGCGATCCGCAAAGGTTTATAGAGAGAGGACTTCGATTGTGTACGGTTCGGTCAAGTACACCTGGGAGGAGACCCATGAACGGTGTGTTAGACTTGCTTCTGCTCTGACCCAGTTGGGGATTTCACGTGGGGATGTG GTTGCTACATTGGCCCCTAACGTTCCGGCAATGCACGAGCTGCATTTTGCAGTCCCAATGGCTGGAGCAGTTATTTGCACTCTTAATACACGCCATGATTCAGCGATGCTGTCAATCCTATTGAGACATTCAAAAGCTAAGGTCATTTTTGTAGATTACAAGTTGCTTGAAATTGCTCGTGGAGCACTTGATCTTCTTGCAAGTCTTGAAACAAAGCCACCTATTTTGGTCTTAATTCCTGAATCCATAGACTCATCTCCGACAAGCATTACTTCTGACACTTGCGAATATGAGAGACTCTTGGCAGCTGGACTTGCTGAATTTTCCATAAGACGGCCGAAAAGTGAATGGGATCCAATCAGTGTGAATTATACTTCTGGCACGACGTCGCGTCCCAAAGGCGTTGTTTATAGCCACAGAGGTGCCTATCTCAATGCCATTGCGACTTTTCTTCTTCATGGGATGGTCTCAATGCCTGTTTACCTGTGGACGGTGCCTATGTTTCACTGCAATGGGTGGTGCCTTACTTGGGGAGTGGCAGCCCTCGGTGGCACTAACGTATGCATTAGAGACGTCTCTCCTAAAGCCATTTTTGACAACATTGCCCTCCACGAGGTAACAAACATGAGCGGAGCGCCAACCATCTTGAGCATGATTGCGAATTCTCCTTCCAGTGACCGAAGACCGCTTCCTCACAAAGTAGAAGTAATGACTGGTGGGGCCCCGCCACCTCCACAAATCTTTCTCAAGATGGAGGAAATGGGTTTTGGGGTGTCTCAGTTGTATGGGCTTACTGAAACTTATGGGCCGGGAACATCTTGTGTATGGAAGCCCGAGTGGGATTCTTTGCCTTTGGATGAACAATTAAGGCTCAAAGCACGACAAGGGGTTCAACATCTCGGTCTAGAGGAACTAGATGTAAAAGATCCTCTCACAATGAATAGTGTACCAAATGATGGAAAGACGGTTGGTGAGATAATGTTCAGAGGAAATACGGTAATGAGTGGATACTTAAATGATTTGGAAGCAACGAAGGAAGCTTTTAGAGATGGGTGGTTTAGAAGTGGTGATCTCGCTGTAAAACACCCGGATGAGTATATCGAAGTCAAGGACCGCTCGAAGGATATTATAATCTCTGGGGGTGAGAATATTAGCAGCATAGAGGTGGAAACAGTGGTATATAGCCACCCGGCGGTGCTTGAAGTTGCAGTAGTCGCAAGACCAGATGATCACTGGGGGCAGACACCTTGTGCATTTGTGAAGTTGAAAGAGGGGTTTCATGTGAATTCAGAGGAAATAATAAAGTTCTGTCGGGATCGTCTGCCACATTATATGGCACCCCGGTCGGTCATTTTTGAAGATATTCCAAGAACTTCGACAGGAAAGGTGCAGAAGTTTATTCTGAGGGATAAGGCAAAAGCCTTGGGCAGTCTTTCTTGA
- the LOC131303808 gene encoding nuclear intron maturase 3, mitochondrial-like, whose translation MLLNLRRATALRCVPVPTLFPHLLHSTLSLSSNPIQHTPIEPLTKPQLKTLVLSHYRHGKFSNLLQNVVASPSILLTACHNLKPLQTHNATQPNSPEPPILNWVQETATELGNNRFDVESCCVAVGSMGKRGESLVLPNLKLKVVIEAIRIVLEVVYDDRFATFAYGGRVGMGRHTAIRYLKNYVENPSWWFTVSFDRQKFDFDHVEMLCSIMEEKIGDEMLIGVIKRFFKLGVVRIELGGCYLGRGFPQESALSSILINVYFDGFDREIQELRLQTNRENPKFESDELETMSSNVFYKPLKIHVVRYLDEILLVTSGTKMLTMDLKKRVVDFLENTLELRVDRVKTAIHSAITEKIDFLGMELQAVPPSVLRPPMSEKAIRAREKYLRQKEVRSLELRNARETNRKKLGVKLMGHVFKKLKQSNGFKFDFHIENEVRQIFRTWADETVHEFLGTLDERWSWHRELSAGDFLSLSRIRNQLPEGLVESYDKFQEQVDKYLKPEKARKALEEEERRIEEEEERRYAERTVEDLAKLCLKVSAPIELIRKAVKMAGFTNHMGRPRPIGLLMPLEDSDIIRWYAGVGRRWLDFFCCCHNFKMVKTCVTYHLRFSCILTLAEKHEATKREAIRHYTKDLQVPDVNGVEEVHFPTEREIKMMGDNNLVDPKPVDGSITMVLIRLASDEPSYKCVAHFCDRTDTIVYRIRLLQKDLNINPSDEKKWVHGMGTIHECLNRKCLPLCCDHINALHTGKITLQDIDCTSFVDVD comes from the coding sequence ATGCTCTTGAACCTCCGGCGAGCCACCGCACTACGCTGTGTCCCAGTTCCAACTCTCTTTCCTCATCTTCTCCACTcaaccctttctctctcctcaaaccCAATTCAACACACTCCCATCGAACCCCTCACCAAACCCCagctcaaaaccctagtcctCTCTCACTACCGCCATGGCAAGTTCTCCAACCTCCTCCAAAATGTTGTCGCTTCTCCGTCCATCCTCCTCACCGCTTGCCACAACCtcaaacccctccaaacccACAACGCCACTCAACCCAACTCGCCCGAGCCACCCATTCTCAACTGGGTCCAAGAAACGGCGACCGAACTCGGAAACAACCGGTTCGACGTCGAGTCGTGCTGCGTGGCGGTCGGGTCAATGGGTAAGAGAGGTGAGTCGCTTGTTCTTCCAAATTTGAAGCTCAAAGTTGTGATTGAAGCTATTAGGATTGTGTTAGAGGTTGTTTATGATGATAGGTTCGCTACGTTTGCTTATGGTGGGAGAGTGGGTATGGGACGACACACCGCAATTCGATACCTCAAGAACTACGTAGAAAACCCTAGTTGGTGGTTTACAGTGTCGTTTGATCGAcaaaagtttgattttgatcaTGTTGAGATGTTATGCTCTATTATGGAAGAGAAAATTGGAGATGAGATGTTGATTGGTGTGATCAAGAGGTTTTTTAAATTGGGAGTGGTGAGGATTGAATTAGGTGGATGTTATTTAGGGAGGGGGTTTCCTCAAGAAAGCGCATTGAGTTCGATTTTGATTAATGTTTATTTTGATGGGTTTGATAGGGAAATTCAAGAGTTACGCCTACAAACAAACCGGGAGAATCCCAAGTTCGAGTCAGATGAGCTTGAAACAATGTCTAGTAATGTTTTCTATAAGCCATTGAAGATTCATGTGGTTAGGTACTTGGATGAGATACTATTGGTCACTTCAGGGACAAAGATGTTGACTATGGATTTGAAGAAGAGGGTTGtagattttttggaaaatactTTGGAATTGAGGGTAGATAGAGTGAAAACAGCGATTCATAGTGCAATTACAGAAAAGATTGATTTTTTGGGAATGGAACTTCAGGCCGTTCCTCCTTCAGTTCTGCGTCCGCCTATGTCTGAGAAAGCGATTAGGGCACGGGAGAAGTACCTCAGACAGAAAGAAGTTAGGTCATTAGAATTGAGGAATGCTAGAGAGACTAACAGGAAGAAACTTGGGGTGAAACTTATGGGTCATGTTTTTAAGAAGTTGAAACAGAGTAATGGATTCAAATTTGATTTCCATATTGAGAATGAAGTGAGACAAATTTTTAGAACATGGGCTGATGAAACAGTGCATGAGTTTTTGGGTACTTTGGATGAGCGATGGAGCTGGCATAGGGAGCTATCTGCTGgtgattttctctctttaaGCAGAATACGAAATCAATTGCCCGAAGGGCTTGTGGAATCATATGATAAGTTTCAAGAGCAAGTTGACAAATATTTGAAGCCGGAGAAAGCTAGAAAGGCATTagaggaagaagagaggaggatagaagaggaagaggaacgGAGATATGCTGAAAGAACAGTTGAAGATTTGGCGAAACTGTGTCTAAAAGTCTCTGCTCCCATAGAACTCATAAGGAAGGCAGTTAAAATGGCTGGATTTACAAATCATATGGGCCGTCCTAGGCCCATTGGCCTACTCATGCCTCTTGAAGATAGTGATATCATAAGATGGTATGCGGGTGTAGGGAGAAGATGGCTTGATTTCTTTTGCTGTTGCCACAACTTTAAAATGGTGAAAACTTGTGTAACTTATCACCTAAGGTTCTCTTGTATCTTGACATTAGCAGAAAAGCATGAAGCGACAAAGCGTGAGGCAATCAGACACTATACTAAGGATTTGCAAGTTCCTGATGTTAATGGAGTTGAAGAAGTGCATTTTCCTACAGAAAGGGAGATCAAGATGATGGGAGATAATAATCTTGTGGATCCAAAACCAGTGGATGGGTCTATAACAATGGTTCTGATCAGATTGGCTTCTGACGAGCCTTCATACAAATGTGTCGCTCATTTCTGCGACAGAACAGACACTATTGTGTACCGAATTCGGTTACTGCAGAAAGATTTGAATATAAACCCGTCAGATGAAAAGAAGTGGGTTCATGGGATGGGCACGATTCATGAATGTCTGAATCGCAAGTGTCTCCCTCTATGTTGTGATCACATAAACGCATTACATACGGGAAAAATTACTCTCCAAGATATCGATTGTACTTCATTTGTTGACGTGGACTGA